Proteins encoded together in one Qingshengfaniella alkalisoli window:
- the ftsL gene encoding cell division protein FtsL: MRMFLAIVMGGAVLLLAFWAYQENYRTRHALSEVRKVRSEISLLREELGVLRAEWAYLNRPERLRQLAELNFPKLGLLPMTPDQFGRLDQIGYPKPPELIPEDGGLNGEESDD; the protein is encoded by the coding sequence ATGCGGATGTTCCTGGCGATTGTGATGGGCGGTGCGGTCCTCCTGCTGGCTTTCTGGGCCTATCAAGAAAATTACCGCACGCGGCATGCATTGTCCGAGGTGCGCAAGGTCCGCAGCGAAATCAGCCTGCTGCGCGAGGAGCTTGGCGTGTTGCGTGCGGAATGGGCCTATCTCAATCGTCCTGAGCGCCTTCGTCAGTTGGCAGAACTGAACTTCCCGAAACTGGGCCTGCTGCCGATGACACCGGATCAGTTCGGGCGTTTGGACCAGATCGGATATCCGAAGCCGCCGGAATTGATCCCGGAAGATGGCGGGTTGAACGGGGAGGAAAGCGATGACTGA